A stretch of DNA from Lotus japonicus ecotype B-129 chromosome 4, LjGifu_v1.2:
ATCGAACCGGAAACTCTGATACCACtattaggaaataacacagctgaagaagtaaaataaacctggagcgcaatcaacaacacaagaatataacgtggaaactccaaaaccggagaaaaaccacggccgttgtcaaaaccgacaaccagagaataaacactatgtgaaaattgttacaacacatagacataaccccagtacacccacactctccaaagtaaatatttgaactacatctcacaatactctaaaacaagagcataagagaaaaagaaaacacaaacaaggagtctgagatccctatatatagtcttgaactctcccacccctcactaatctaagcgatgtgggacttctccaagatgcataacttgatcttttttctccttcattagcaatgtgagacttacattgcaatcaaccccaacaattgCTACTCGTAGAAAAACTTTATTTTACAATGAATCATCACAGACTAATCCTGAGACTCTAAAATCAGGTTAAGTGTTTTTTAATAAGCCAaatgtatatataataaaagaGCATAAAATGTGCTATTGTTTATGTCTCTCCCAACAAATCATTCTCTACATGCATTGTCAAACGGTTGAACtccaaattataaatatttaaggaGCTCAACTACTTACTAATTGTGTCTTGTTGTAAAAACACTTTCGACGCTCTGCCTCGGCCACATGCtagaaacaaagaaaattaaCGCTCCGTGGAATGCtcccccaaaaagaaaaaaatgatggTGCCCTAAATTCTTTGACAGGGAAGCCATAGGCATGCGTatgcaagtttttttttgataagcgcATGCGTATGCAAGTGAATAGTAGAAAAAGATTTGTGCATCTGAAAAGTATATTGACATATATATCATCACTTTCATAGACATTCAATACCTCTAAAAGTTGAATAACTTGGAGCAGAGACTGATCTGGCCAATTCCACGTCATTTCTCAAATTAAGAGTCTCTTAATGACATTGAATCAAATTCAAATCACATTTTCATTGTAAGAAATTAAGTTGCATATCAAATCACATCTTTCATTTTAAGAAAACGTtggaaaaaaaggaaattaaaaacaaaatttaatttacACTGACAACCAATCACAGGATAACACGTATGAGAATCTGTTATATTTGCTTtaaattttaggcttaaataccttttaggtccctgaaattgtaaagggaatcaagtCTGGTCCTTAAAAaaatttcgcatcaaattgggtccctagaatttgtttttttaatcaaattggaTCCGAAGTGTGTTTGAGTCTGATGTGTAATATTTTTTATCCGGTCAGCTTTTCCACatggcttttttatttttccatgtcATATAATtaatagatttttttatttattccaaCTCATTTCCTAAACCCAATCCTAATCTTTACTTCACCACCGTTCTGCACGCACCGCTGCCATACTCCCCACCCCACAACGATTCAACACCACCAGCAAGCTGTCGTTTCCTCTCTCGATCCCTAACCGCACCCCCACACGAGAAAAAGTAACTGTGTTGGTGTTCCAAAATTGGTGGGTTTTCTGGATCTTGAAGAGCAGGAAAAAGAAGAGGTGGGATATGGGTTAATGGGTTTAGTGGTTCACCAAGCTTCAAACCAGCCTCCACAACCAGCAAATCCCCAAAGCCATGGTCCTCTTCCCTTTTCCCAGAATCTTCTTCTCTCGCTCAATTGCTCTCCTTCTCGCACCCCTGTTTtctgcttcttcatcttctccttggCTCTAGATAGGGTTTGTGGGTTTCAGTTTCTGAGCGGGGGTGGGTTTCTGTAGTGGGTTGcgggtgggggtgggggtggggtggGTTACGATGGGTTCTGGGTAGGGGTGGGTTGCAGGTGAGGGTGGAAATGGGGGTGGACAAAATCTGCTACTGGGTTTACTATTCTTGGTATCGTGAACAAGTTGTTGACAGTGGTGATTAATTTGGTAATATGGGACAAGCATTCAACATGGGTGGGTACAGTGGGGCTTTTGATTTGTATGCTAGGTGGGGATATGTATCATCAATCCACTAGCAAATCAAAAGCTGCAAAACAAGCAAATGCACAATAAAAAGACGAGGAACAACAGAAGCTGATTGAGATGCAAAATTGGTGGGTTTTATGGGTTCTGGGGTGAAGAAAGGGGATTCTTTTATGAGATTTGGGGGTTTTGGAGAGGAATGAGTTGTGGAgggaggaagatagtgattgaGATTGCAGTTTTTCTGGATTTATGGTGAGTTTGTGATTTGTGAGTTTGAACATAAGATGGTAGAAGATGATTAATTAGGATTATTTAGGGATTAATTGGGGCTGAGATGATTAATTAGGGTTTAATATTAatgtacaattaatcataacaAGTGGCATTACTtaaatttacaaaaaaattaaataagccacgtggaaaagctgaccgTGTCAAAATCTTGACACATCAGACTCACACACACTTCAGAtccaatttgattaaaaaaatatttttagggatccaatttgatgcgaaattttttcagggatcaggtttgattccctttacaatttccgGGACCttaagagtatttaagcctaaattttaattaaaacaagaatatattttctaattttacgGAATACAATTGGATGTCTGTATAAACAAACTTTACACCGACAGTGCATTCTCCTTTAAAAAATGAGATGGGGTATTTGGACGGATGCTCACATGGGGTGAAGGGTTGGAGTGCTTGAGGGAGAGAAGAAAACGTTATGAATTAATTCGTCGGAGCTTGCAACGGAAACCCTCTACTGAATTGTCACTGAGCTGAAGTGGCTTTGCATGCTTAGGATTGATATATTATAAATAGATTAAACATTTTGATAAATTAAAGGGTCCTAAATTAAATTGCTCTTGGAATTTTGACTCGTGTTGATAAACGTTGTGAATGTACTCCCCATGCGGAACACTTAACGCGTAAGCTACAATATTGCGCGGATCGATACACACAATGCTTAGTATCCATCGTTTACGGCTAGGACTATTGGGTATCATATCTAATCCCATTGCTCCCCTAGTTTTCTCTTTGTGGTATTCCGCCTTTCGCCTGTTATTGGTCTAAGGATGAGATTCTTAATGATAGTTGGTTATGCTCATCAATTTTTGCAATAATAGCTTGTTCAACAGCAAGATTAACCGCATTTTATATGTTTCGGATATATCTAATTACTTGTTTTTTAAGGATATTTCAATGTtcattttcaaaatttcaatggAAAAAAATAGTTCGTTCTCTATCACATATCTTGATGGGTAAAGATGGAAAAGAATACATATTGTGATTCCTAATACAATAATTAAAATAGGGGCGAGTACTCATAAAACTCCATAGATCTCTTTAAAATATTCCAATTTGGAAAACGAATTGATTACATAAGATTTTTATCGAATACCACTTTCCGCAAAATTCTATATGTATCTATGCTATTGAGTATGAAATTCTGTGTATTCACTTGAAATTGAATATCTGTTTCCCTCCTTTTCTTGCTAGGATCCCTAACCCGCCTGAAATTCTGGCACACGCGGACATATGTACAACATAACACACAATATAATGTTCAGTTAAGCAAGTTTAAGAACATAAAAAGCAAACAAGACACAGAAGATTGTTAACCCAATTCGGTGCAatgtcacctacgtctggagggttttcacccgagaaagataatccactattatagagaaattgtacacaaaaggtcttaactgAACTGCCCCAGTTCACTGCCTTTTCCACTTATCTCTACTCGTGGTTTATTACTTAgttccccctaagtatgagatcccctctcactttctcacacacaATCACTGCCATAATGATCTAACTCTTTCAACAAGAGTGAAGACGATCTCACGATCAAACAACATACAAAACAACTCTCAGCCTATGACAGTAACATAAAGCTGCTGAGAGTACAATCAAAAGTATGAACTAACAAGAGTAAAACCTAATTCACTCAACACGAAGCACACCTAACAACTAGGTTTTTGTCTTCATAAGTAGCAGTCGACCAGGCctgtcttcaatgggcttgagcGAGCACAATAGTCCATACATAAAAACAGTCAGTAGTTAATAAAACAAATCTGAAGAGAATCTCCAAAGATGCGTTTCAATTACAGATAAAAACTTCCACAAATATCTTCAAATCAAACCCCTCTGAACCGGGTTTGACAACACTTGAAATATTTCTTGACGGTGCACAGAAGCTTCCAACAAAACCCTAACTTGAATATCAAGTACTCAATACAAAGCTTCACAGATAACTTAGCCAACTCACAGCAGATACGTAGGGACATATGTCATAGTCAACATGTTACAACATCGTGTCCAACATGTTGGCATAAAAcacacttagctaaaatgcagacaatcacAACAGAGGAACAAGCCATAGGGACCCAAAGAAGAAGCACTCTTGTGTGGATGATCCCTGCCAATTGATTGCCTTCAAACCAACCTTTGTGAGTGATGTCATTGAACTAAATGTTTTCTTTTAGGGAGAGTGATAAGGAACAAAACAAACCCAATCAGCTAGGCTAAGTTTGAAAGTTTAATATACTAGGAGATTTCAATTTGAAATGAAGATGTTCCATACTAATGGATTCGGGTCCATGCAACGGCTTCCAATGCACTAGTCGTCAAAGAGTGAGATTCCCATGAATCGAACTCTCAGCCTAGAGgtttaaacatattttttttactaatgcGATCGACAATCGTTGTAGATTTAACATAGATATATGATTAATTATGGACCCATTTATTTGTGCAAACTTATCCCATATCCAAACAAATATTATACAAACATTAAAAGTAAGGTGTAATAATGTAAAGATGAAAAGTATGCAGATTataattctcacttaattaataattttgtaAGTTTTTCgatggagaaaaaaaattaatcattttGAAAAAGTTTATGTAGACAGAGAGAAATaataaatgtgatatatgatgtaatatattataataagagatagataaagaaaaaaataagttatGTGTAAAGTCTGGCTAATATTAACCTCATCCGAATCAAGTGTATTTAAAATAAGTGAATTATAAAATTTACACACTTTTTACTTAAGTAATCCTAATGGTCTCTAATTAATGGACGAGGTCcccttaaataaataaaacatgtaAATTATTCTTTGGGTATGGGCAGTTGCAAACAATAATCACAAAAAAATGAATGTATCTAAATAAGCATGAAAATCTTCTGTTTGTGTTCCCTGTCCTGTGAATCAGAATCCGACACATGTATTAGTTTACCATGTAAGCTTTTGATGATGTTAAGGGATTTGGAGGTACTTTATGTGCTTAAGCAAttttttgcagattttgcttTAATCATGAGTTTTTAGTTATTAGTTCTTAATACTATTTATCTAGCctcacaataccattatataagtaatattttttatattcatatcattttgatttaaatttaaatgataattcaatacttaaattaaattagttgatgaatgagagagaaaaatttaattttttatactccaatggttaagaactcacttcttagttcttagctcagaaataagaactaagaaccttacaTCGGAGATGCTCTTACAGGGTGTGGTGTAAATGCTCCAGTTATAGAAAATGAAGGCCCCAGAAGATGACCAATTCAGCATTTTGGAACTACTCTAACATTATGTTTGTTTGAATGGACGTTGTGGGGATGGAAGTTAGTAGAGTGGATATTAGATGGAAAAATAAGATTCTTAAGTGTTTGGAACACCCAAGAAAGTAATATCAGTGAAAAACCGTATAAGTTAAAATCATTATAAGTTTTCCACCCAAAGATGGTGAGAAATGTGACAAAGGCAAGAAATTGCATTGATGCATGTGAACTTTCACTTTTCATGCCTACAAAGATttacaaaaatatataaaaatgggTAAAGTAATAATTATCTAAATATCATTCACACTTTTCCTttcattctctcttttttttttatcaatccaAACAACTTCAAAATCACTTAATTTTTCCTTTACATTCTTTCCTCTTATATTCTTTCCTTTCATATACTTTCCTCTCATTTTCACCTCTACATCCAAACAGTGCATAAGGGTGCTTGCAATTGCAAGCAACGATGAAGAGTTGTTACACGCGACTCCTGTCATTCTTGGATGCAATAATCAGAATAATGTTGAGAGAGAATTTTAGAAACTACAGCTGTGACGCATCTCTTGATCAGTTTGTAAAAACAAGCTGAATTTAGCCATCTAATGGAGATTGTTTTGGAAGTATCTCCCAAGGCCTTGTTCAATGATTTGTTCACAAAAATATTATGGAATGGCAAATATGGAGGCTTCACCTGAGTAGCCTTAATTGTGTAGGCTTTTACTGTGTAACTAACTACCTAGCAGGTCCAGTGACAAAGTTTATTCCAATCTTTCTAATCTGATCCAGTTCTATCGCTGGCTAGGATTTTTTTTGTCTTCTGATTATTAGTAGTAAGTTTGATTCTTCGAATGTAGCCTTGTACtatgttagaacttagaaggaCCAATGTAATATCATATTGAAATCATCAATGAGAATCATTCCATTATCACTTTCAGTTGCATTCTGCCTCATATCAGTCTGCATTTCCCATTCATTCTTCAAATAAAGTCATACTATATAAATTCAACAAGGATAATTTGATAGATAGTCTCCAAAGTATATTGTTCCTAGACTACTATTTCTTGATAGTAATTCACCAGTGAAGATAAAACCAATTTGAGCTGGCTAAGTGGTGATAAAATGTCATGGGCTCTGTGATCCTGCAGCCAATATTCTGGTTTGGACACCTGCTTAATGAATACATGTTTGCATGCTGTCATAATTTTGGGCAGCCCCGGCTTAATCATGCATTACTTGAGCTGTGCTTATCTGATTTGAGTACtgatttttttgttataaaGCTAACACAATAAGCTTTAAAATGGTACCGTATTTGGATCTTTTTTACTTGTCAATCAATATGAGTTTAAGTCTGaatcttattttttttactgTATAACTTTCATATTGTCCTAGTCCTGGCAACAACCACTTGATCATGCGTAACTTAAGCTATGCTTTTCGGATTTTAGTACAGAACAAGGACAAAAGATTTTCATCCATCTAAATAAACCATGAACTTCTATCAACCAAACTTACACAGGTCTTCGAATCCCATGTACTCATTCTTATGAATCTTCACGATCATGTCCGATATCCCTACTCCACCTATATATAGAGGAATGCAGAGGAAAGTGTAAGCAAGCTGAAATTTTTTACAAAGCTTAAAATGAACTAATAAAGTCATAAGTGTAGATAACTAATAGGCCACAACATTCATTGGACAAAAGATAAAGAAAACTTGTCAAGTAGCAACTCAGCACAACAAAGGCACTCACCAAGTGTAATTGTACTAACAAATATTGTGAAGGCTAAGACAAAGATAATCAAGGACGCTCTTTTAAAGATACTAATGAGCTTATCAATGACTAGTTGTCCTAAATATGCTGCAATGGCAGCTACTAGTGTAAGGTAGAGAGCTGCAAAATAAGATGAAAATTCATAAACGCAATGACTTTTTAAGACCATTCAGAACCAAAATAGGTAAGATTAAGATGTTTAATTTCACCATAAGGAACGGGAAAACGGTTTAAGAGGTAGTATTGCACAACAGATATAGATGCTGAAAATGTCATTCCAAAAGTGGCTGtggcacttgctacctgcaggATCATGAAAAATAAGAAGATAAACTATATTTGGATCAATTTATGTGATGAATAAAAAATCACTGTGGACAGAAGCAACATCCCTTAGCTTTTTGTGGATGTCCCCCGTGATTCCGTTTTCATCACGGTTTTTCATCGTATACCCAAACATGTACGAAAGAACACGAGTGAAAGGGTTTTCAGAACTCACTTGAGGAGCAATTCCCAATTCAATAAACAAAGGACCCATGACAAATCCACCACCTATACCAAGAAGTCCACCAATAATTCCAGCAAATAGAGAACAGGAAGCAGATAGAATTAAAAGGTGGAATGGCCAAGTTCCTTGATCTCTTTTGCAAGCAGTAACCCTCCACCCTTGATACAGGCCTACAGCTTGGTACATAGAAACCCCTAGAGAAACTGGTATCTATAAAGGAGAGAAGCCATGCCTTGAATAAATAACTGCTAATTTTCTTTAATTGAGATCAAGGTCTCATACTCTCATTGATCTTATAGGAGGTTCAACTCTATTGTTAAGTATTCCCATTAATATGTAGTTCAATGTAAAGGAAAGAATATAAGACTATGGAATTGGTTTACCTGTAAAGACATTAGAATCCAGTATGTGATTGAACATGTGGCTGTATAAGTCTGGGAAAAGTGAATCCTTTTGATGGTGAGATCAAATAAAAGATACAAAAAAAGGTAAGGATGAAATGCAAGTTCTACTGCTAccagaagaaaaaagagaattaCTTTTGCAATCTGTAAGAGAAGGAATGAAAACCaaacaaaagaaagaactcCAAACTCCTTCCAACGGATGTTACCGAGGATTGTACCCTGCACGCGTAGTTTCATTCAAGTAGTGTATGTTAGAACATTTCAGATCatgtaaaagaaagaaaaaaaaccagaATGTATCTACCTCTGGCTTTTTGGAATCCTTCTGAGGGAAACTAGGAAGACACTTGTACTCCTCCCCACTTGAAGTGGCTGGAAGAAAATAGAAATGCCATATACTTAATTTATACTGATACATGTTGAACTTGTGTGATTGTGAGCATGTAAAGTGCTTTCATAAAATGAATCAACATATACACTCACCAATGGACTCCAAAAGCTCTTTAGTCTCCTGAGACCAAAAAGACCTGAAAAGTTAAGACAATATTGGAACTGCAAATCGGCCTGTACATAAATCATGATTGATTTGAAGTATTTGCCTGTTTCATTTTAGTTTCCTTTTTCCATGTCTCGACACCTTTGAAGAACGCCTTTATTGATGTCCCTGCAAATCAATGCAGCTGAGTGAAATCTTAAGTTGACTTGAAAAATTATAAGTTTCTTACAATTACCTGTAAAGATAATGATTAGAAGAACAGTGACCATCCAATCTGCGAATATTACACTTAAAACAACTCCTATGGTAATACCAAGCATTTGCAAAGGTTGGTTAAGCAGCACCATATCATAGTCGATAACCGGTATATCAAGTGTGGGATGCTTTAGCTTCAAATTGAACAAGACAGTTGAGATAGCTGCACCTGTGATCATACCTGAAACAAAGCCAATGAATGTTCAAACCATTTCAGTAACAAATTTCATTTCAAGAAATCCTATAGTTTAAACCCATTTTGAAAGAATTACATTCAGAAAACAGCATCAACAATATTTCTGAACAAGCAAATGCTTGCATAGGACCTTACATTTTGAAATAGCAGTTGCTGATTTTGGATCAAACCCAATAATAAGGATTAGCATTGGCACAAAGATCCCCCCACCACCAACTCCCCCTACACTTCCAAATGAGGCTCCAAAGATTCCAATCAGGGTGCCAACAATGATTTGCCAGCCAAATTCTATTTCCTATTCATAGTTAAACAACTGAATTTGATGATCCTAGCTCAATCCTCAAATTACATGTAACCGATTGAaaacaaatataaaagaaataaaacttaCTGGCCAGACATGTTGATAACCTGAATGACCCCATAAGAACTCCATAGCTTTGACATGGTATGGAAAAATTTGTGCTCCATTTATCCCATAAGCTTCAGTTTTAGTGCATCTTTTAGCATAGACCAAGAAAAGAACCATCAAAAGATTGAATGAAACAATGAAAACATTTCTCATGATTACCAGTTCACTCAAAGGACTGGAAATTCAGGATATGTGTTGCAAGGCAAGCAGCACCttgtggttgaaaatgtgagaACATAAATGGAAGAATAATTGATTGATTGAGGAGATACTTTAAGGTTGTAACTTTATATTATTAAATGTTCGATTTGATTGAAGGTGACTTGTTGTGAATCGACTTCTCTTCATTTGACTTGAAATTTTTTGGACTCAGCTCTTGGAAGTAGGAAGACAAAGTCTTTGATACTTAACTAAGTGTAACATGATAGTTGAGTAAATTTGCACAGTATTTTAATTCCCTTTTGCCAGTAAGAATCTGCACCATTAAAATTTTCGATATATATTAATCCAATGAACACTGTATGGCATATAAGATCTTCAATTATTAATCCAACGAACCTAATCGCATATTCCACTTGAGAATcattctcaaatctcaattgcTAGTATACGTAGCTGTTAGCACCCGTGTTACATgagtttcatattttattttagagtaaATGGTCAAATATGTCCTGAAAGTTCATGGTGCTCATGAGTTTGTCTTGTTTGCACTGAATTTTAGTAAATAGATTTGCCTTTGTCATGGTGCTCAGATTTGatttgaaatatattttaattttatgttaatTACTCAGAGATGAGGTTCTACCTTAAAACtatattctcttttgttcttcTGATTAATCAAAAGTTGACTTCTAAACATAAATGTTCCATTTGTCCTATCTTACGGTGTTTATGCAGAAATTTATGTGTGATTTTTTTCATCATGACTAATGTTGGTGGTGCACGTACcctcatatatttatttaatttggaaTTGAAGGATTAAAATAATATGTTGTTTCAGTATCAACATACATGTTGTGTAGTTGGATTCTATGTTACGACGTGCTTCTACATTTATTAGAATTTGTGAGGTATAAGTCAACCCATAAGCTAGCTTAAGAGTTGAGAGTTGCTCTACCCTTAATAAACACTTATTTGGTTATATCTCTAGCTAATGTGAGACTACTACAAGTGGGACGTACTAACATCATTACATTTTCTTTAACATCATTACATTTTCTTTTAGTGACAGTCAATCTTCAGTTCGGTCAGCTTATAGGAAGCTTCCTTTAGTGTAGGTGTGACCTCCTCCGGGTGTGGTGAAAGAACTTTGATGCCCCTGCTTGTGTGTCTAATTCCTAATTTGGTTTTATATTGCACATGATGATAGTGTGGAGGTTCTTGCTTGTGCGTCTAATTCCTGCTTTGGTTTTATAGTGCACATGATGCTAGTGTGGAGGTTCTTGCGGCTGCGACTTCAGCTTCACTTACTTTTTATCTCGTGTGTTTGCTGAGACCATGTGCTTTTGTAGGGCTCTTTTATTAACTTATGATATTTACTTTCGTCAGATTTGTTTTGAGACGGATTACGTCCTCTTATTTGAGCCTTTGAAGTGACTTTCCAGATGACGTTCTTATATTTATCTTCTACTACTCGTGGGTATTaatcatattttaatttttttgatttatCTTTTGTTCGTAGAACCGGTAACTAAGTGGCGGACGACaccaaattttctttttcatttggtGTTTTTGTTGAGGACATTACTGAAACATATTTTTTTCCGTTTTAGGATAATGTACTAATCTCTGCACCTATTGTTTCTACTTAATGCATTTAGATTGGTTTAAAGAAAACACAACACAAATTCTCTATTTCAtagatatttttatataataatgtATTTTAGTATGTGCTCCGGTCCCTCCCTCCGCTCTTAATTAACTACTCacttaaagaagaaaaaaagtattTCTATATATGTattcatttaaaattttaagagaGTATATATTGATATTTTTCTAAGTAATGTTAGaagaataaaatatattttaaatgataAAATGGTAAAATAATATGACTTTAtccaaattaataaaattaattatgctttttttaaaacatattatGTTTCTTAGTTCTTATACGCGTATCTTTCTTTACTTTCTGAATAGTCAAGGCCGGTCCAAGGGCCAAGCGATCCAAGTAAGGGCTTtaggtttcaaaaaaaaaatttactaagtaaaaaaaaggcctcaaataaaaagaaa
This window harbors:
- the LOC130715571 gene encoding sulfite exporter TauE/SafE family protein 3-like → MRNVFIVSFNLLMVLFLVYAKRCTKTEAYGINGAQIFPYHVKAMEFLWGHSGYQHVWPEIEFGWQIIVGTLIGIFGASFGSVGGVGGGGIFVPMLILIIGFDPKSATAISKCMITGAAISTVLFNLKLKHPTLDIPVIDYDMVLLNQPLQMLGITIGVVLSVIFADWMVTVLLIIIFTGTSIKAFFKGVETWKKETKMKQETKELLESIATSSGEEYKCLPSFPQKDSKKPEGTILGNIRWKEFGVLSFVWFSFLLLQIAKTYTATCSITYWILMSLQIPVSLGVSMYQAVGLYQGWRVTACKRDQGTWPFHLLILSASCSLFAGIIGGLLGIGGGFVMGPLFIELGIAPQVASATATFGMTFSASISVVQYYLLNRFPVPYALYLTLVAAIAAYLGQLVIDKLISIFKRASLIIFVLAFTIFVSTITLGGVGISDMIVKIHKNEYMGFEDLCVQTRILAAGSQSP